A portion of the Mesobacillus sp. AQ2 genome contains these proteins:
- a CDS encoding aminotransferase class I/II-fold pyridoxal phosphate-dependent enzyme, translated as MSQYETPLFTSLLKHAEKNPIQFHIPGHKKGSGIDPEFREFIGDNALSIDLINIGPLDDLHSPKGIIKQAQELAAEAFGADHTFFSVQGTSGAIMTMIMTVCGPGDKIIVPRNVHKSIMSAIVFSGAIPIFIHPEIDKKLGISHGISTDSVEKALEQHPDAKGLLVINPTYFGFAADLKKIVEIAHSYDVPVLVDEAHGVHIHFHEDLPLSAMQAGADMAATSVHKLGGSMTQSSILNVKEGLVSAKRVQSIISMLTTTSTSYLLLASLDTARRRLATEGMDIIDRTIKLAQWIRRQVNEIEHLYCPGEDLLGTNATYDFDPTKVLISIKDLNITGYEVEKWLREKYNIEVELSDLYNILCIITPGDTQKEADILVKALGELSKEFHHLAEKVHAEVMLPDIPLLALTPRDAFYADTEVVPVEESEGRIIAEFVMVYPPGIPIFIPGEIITKENLVYIKTNMEAGLPVQGPEDDELKSFRVIKEHKAIR; from the coding sequence TTGTCACAATACGAAACACCACTATTTACTAGCCTGTTGAAGCACGCAGAAAAGAATCCGATCCAGTTTCATATACCTGGACATAAAAAAGGCAGCGGGATTGACCCTGAGTTCCGCGAGTTCATCGGCGATAATGCCTTGTCGATTGACTTGATCAATATCGGCCCCCTTGACGATCTTCATTCACCAAAAGGGATCATCAAGCAGGCACAGGAGCTGGCAGCTGAAGCTTTCGGCGCGGACCATACTTTCTTTTCAGTACAGGGGACAAGCGGCGCAATCATGACCATGATCATGACTGTATGCGGACCTGGAGATAAAATCATCGTTCCGCGGAACGTGCACAAATCAATCATGTCCGCAATCGTTTTTTCCGGTGCCATTCCAATTTTCATCCATCCAGAGATCGATAAAAAATTGGGTATTTCTCACGGTATTTCAACTGACTCTGTTGAAAAGGCTCTAGAGCAGCATCCAGATGCAAAAGGCTTGCTGGTAATTAATCCAACATACTTCGGCTTTGCTGCCGATTTAAAGAAGATTGTGGAGATTGCTCATTCATATGATGTTCCCGTACTTGTGGATGAAGCGCATGGTGTCCACATTCATTTCCATGAGGATCTCCCGCTATCCGCCATGCAGGCAGGTGCCGATATGGCTGCAACCAGCGTGCACAAGCTTGGCGGTTCGATGACCCAAAGCTCTATCCTGAATGTTAAAGAAGGCCTGGTTTCAGCAAAGCGTGTCCAATCAATCATCAGCATGCTGACGACCACCTCTACTTCCTATTTGCTGCTTGCATCATTAGATACGGCGCGGAGAAGGCTTGCTACCGAAGGAATGGACATTATTGACAGGACAATCAAATTGGCTCAATGGATTCGCAGGCAGGTAAACGAAATCGAACATCTTTACTGTCCTGGTGAAGACCTGCTTGGTACAAACGCGACATATGATTTTGATCCAACGAAAGTTCTCATCAGCATCAAGGATCTGAATATCACAGGATACGAGGTCGAAAAATGGCTTCGCGAAAAATACAATATCGAAGTTGAACTCTCAGACTTGTATAATATCCTGTGCATCATCACGCCTGGTGACACCCAGAAAGAAGCTGATATTCTTGTAAAGGCATTGGGTGAGCTCTCAAAGGAATTCCATCATCTAGCTGAAAAAGTCCATGCCGAGGTCATGCTGCCTGATATTCCATTATTGGCTTTGACACCTAGAGATGCTTTTTACGCTGATACAGAGGTTGTTCCTGTCGAGGAATCAGAAGGACGAATCATTGCCGAATTCGTGATGGTATATCCTCCAGGAATACCGATTTTCATTCCTGGCGAAATCATCACCAAAGAAAACCTTGTTTATATCAAGACCAATATGGAAGCTGGCCTTCCTGTACAAGGACCTGAGGATGATGAACTTAAATCATTCCGAGTGATCAAGGAACACAAAGCGATCAGATAA
- a CDS encoding nitronate monooxygenase family protein, giving the protein MNWNTEVTNLLGIQYPIIQGGLAYLAYSELAAAVSNAGGLGQITAMSLPDPDALRNEIHKVRKLTDRPFGVNFAIGQHGRPFSHFLDVAIDEGVPVISMTGGNPAPIFEQLKGTDSKKLVLVAAKRQAQKAEELGADAVMVVGQEGGGHLGKSDIGTMVLIPSVVDAVSIPVIASGGIGDGRGLMAALSLGAQGIEMGTRFIATKECVHANELYKQKLIEGTENDTAVIKRTLGMPARAIANPLTEKILEIEKQGGGYDALKELISGTANRKYIYEGDQENGFGWAGQVMGLIKDSPTVAELFERIIKEAEAIRTSWGR; this is encoded by the coding sequence ATGAACTGGAATACTGAAGTAACGAACCTATTAGGAATACAATACCCGATTATCCAGGGAGGACTCGCTTATCTTGCTTATTCTGAGCTTGCTGCGGCGGTATCGAATGCAGGAGGATTGGGACAGATCACTGCCATGTCACTTCCTGACCCTGATGCACTGAGAAATGAGATACATAAAGTCAGGAAACTCACTGACAGGCCATTTGGGGTCAATTTTGCCATCGGACAGCATGGAAGGCCATTCTCACATTTCCTGGATGTAGCCATCGATGAAGGTGTACCAGTTATCTCAATGACAGGGGGCAACCCGGCACCAATTTTTGAACAATTAAAAGGGACCGACAGTAAAAAGCTCGTCCTGGTTGCAGCCAAAAGGCAAGCACAGAAAGCAGAGGAACTCGGTGCTGATGCAGTCATGGTAGTCGGTCAGGAAGGCGGCGGGCATCTTGGGAAGAGCGACATTGGCACGATGGTGCTGATTCCATCTGTAGTCGATGCCGTCAGCATCCCGGTTATTGCCTCAGGGGGAATTGGTGATGGAAGAGGTTTGATGGCTGCATTAAGCCTGGGCGCGCAGGGGATTGAAATGGGAACCCGCTTCATTGCAACAAAAGAATGTGTCCATGCGAACGAGCTGTACAAACAAAAACTGATTGAAGGAACAGAGAATGACACGGCTGTGATAAAAAGAACACTGGGCATGCCAGCAAGGGCGATTGCCAATCCATTGACAGAAAAGATTCTGGAAATAGAGAAGCAAGGCGGAGGATATGATGCCCTGAAGGAGCTGATCAGCGGAACGGCAAACCGCAAATATATTTATGAAGGAGACCAGGAAAACGGTTTTGGCTGGGCCGGACAGGTTATGGGATTGATCAAAGACTCACCTACAGTCGCTGAGCTTTTCGAAAGGATCATTAAAGAAGCAGAGGCAATCAGAACATCCTGGGGAAGATAA
- a CDS encoding UPF0223 family protein, whose amino-acid sequence MEYQYPIDYTWSTDEIVDVIHFYECIEKAHEKGIDRDTLLQAYRRFKEIVPGKAEEKTLFNEFEEVSGYVSYQAVKEIKQTGTGEKIKVAPKKAKR is encoded by the coding sequence ATGGAATACCAATATCCAATAGACTACACATGGTCGACCGATGAAATTGTCGATGTCATCCATTTTTACGAGTGCATTGAAAAAGCTCATGAAAAAGGGATCGATCGCGACACTCTGCTTCAGGCTTATAGACGCTTTAAAGAGATTGTTCCGGGAAAAGCTGAGGAAAAGACACTCTTCAATGAATTTGAAGAAGTAAGCGGGTATGTTTCTTACCAGGCAGTAAAAGAAATCAAACAAACAGGGACCGGCGAAAAGATTAAAGTCGCTCCGAAAAAGGCTAAAAGATAA
- a CDS encoding DUF1054 domain-containing protein — protein MSFQGFEKADFDVFKIDGLDERMEALKSQIRPKLEQLGHHFAPTLSNIAGEEMHYHVAKHARRTKNPPKDTWVAFASNPRGYKMLPHFQIGLWETHVFIWFAVIYEAPEKESIGKKLEKDLDSIFARTPKNFFWSGDHMKPEATMHGELSKEDLLSMFKRLQTVKKAEILCGLNIPREEAVKLSGEEMLSKIEFVFKETLPLYKMA, from the coding sequence TTGTCATTTCAAGGATTCGAAAAAGCAGATTTCGATGTTTTTAAAATTGACGGTCTCGATGAACGAATGGAGGCCTTAAAATCCCAGATCCGCCCCAAGCTGGAACAACTGGGCCATCACTTCGCCCCAACGCTTTCAAATATTGCCGGCGAGGAAATGCATTATCATGTCGCCAAACATGCCAGGAGAACGAAGAACCCACCTAAGGATACTTGGGTCGCTTTTGCCAGCAATCCAAGAGGATATAAAATGCTGCCACATTTCCAGATTGGCCTCTGGGAAACTCATGTCTTCATCTGGTTCGCCGTAATTTACGAAGCACCTGAAAAGGAATCAATCGGGAAAAAACTTGAAAAGGATCTTGATTCAATTTTTGCCCGTACTCCCAAAAACTTCTTTTGGTCAGGCGATCATATGAAGCCAGAAGCCACTATGCATGGTGAGCTTTCCAAAGAAGATCTTCTGTCGATGTTCAAGCGTCTCCAAACTGTTAAAAAAGCTGAAATCCTTTGCGGATTGAACATTCCTCGCGAGGAAGCCGTCAAGCTAAGCGGTGAAGAAATGCTTTCGAAAATAGAGTTTGTATTTAAAGAAACATTACCCCTATATAAAATGGCTTAA
- a CDS encoding inositol monophosphatase family protein, with the protein MNYNLKEMDTYAKKWVKEAGENIRASFPNTLNVTSKSNPNDLVTDIDQATEQYFIKKIKGTYPDHKIMGEEGYGDEVTGLSGVVWIIDPIDGTMNFVHQQRNFAISIGIYIDGEGMIGLIYDVVHDELYHCIKGNGVYLNEKSIPKLTEAKVSESIIALNATWVAPNKRIDHQLLIPLVKDVRGTRSYGSAAMEMVYVATGRIDAYMTPRLAPWDIAAGIIMIKELGGEATDLRGKEFDMLKQNSLFVSKPGLHGDILRNYLKDGKW; encoded by the coding sequence ATGAACTATAACCTGAAAGAAATGGATACATATGCGAAAAAATGGGTGAAAGAGGCCGGAGAGAATATCAGGGCTTCGTTCCCAAACACATTGAATGTGACCTCGAAATCCAATCCGAATGATCTTGTTACGGATATAGACCAAGCGACAGAGCAATATTTCATAAAAAAAATCAAAGGGACGTACCCTGACCATAAAATCATGGGTGAAGAAGGCTATGGGGATGAAGTAACCGGACTATCAGGAGTAGTATGGATTATAGACCCAATTGATGGAACGATGAATTTTGTCCATCAGCAGCGGAACTTCGCGATCTCCATAGGGATTTATATTGATGGTGAAGGAATGATCGGTCTCATTTATGATGTCGTACATGATGAACTGTACCATTGCATAAAGGGCAATGGAGTATATTTAAACGAAAAGTCGATTCCTAAACTTACGGAAGCGAAGGTCAGTGAATCAATCATCGCCCTTAATGCTACCTGGGTCGCTCCAAATAAGCGGATCGACCATCAATTGCTGATTCCTCTCGTTAAAGATGTAAGAGGAACACGGTCTTATGGTTCAGCGGCAATGGAAATGGTCTATGTCGCTACCGGCAGGATCGATGCTTATATGACACCAAGGCTGGCACCATGGGATATTGCAGCGGGAATCATCATGATCAAGGAGCTTGGCGGAGAGGCGACGGATCTCAGGGGAAAAGAATTTGATATGCTGAAGCAGAACTCCTTGTTTGTTTCGAAACCTGGCCTGCATGGTGATATTTTACGAAACTATCTTAAGGATGGAAAATGGTGA
- a CDS encoding GNAT family N-acetyltransferase, whose protein sequence is MVNLAWRPFLSSDSGFLQELAESSRKWMENELKDLDLPGYLKQYERLSGEWRVWEKGGIPVSVTYHLEYAPSNQKPWLGTILVKADERRRGIASSIMDRLSAEFKASGHKALFAAVPIDEYEWSNFLTDCGFEQFKTEENEGETFLIMVRPLG, encoded by the coding sequence ATGGTGAACCTCGCCTGGCGTCCATTTTTAAGTTCAGATTCAGGCTTTTTACAGGAACTTGCGGAATCGAGCCGGAAATGGATGGAAAATGAATTGAAAGATCTGGATCTGCCTGGCTACCTGAAGCAATATGAGAGGCTGTCTGGTGAATGGAGAGTCTGGGAAAAAGGGGGCATACCTGTTTCTGTTACCTACCATCTGGAATATGCTCCTTCCAATCAAAAGCCATGGCTGGGTACGATCCTGGTAAAAGCAGATGAACGGCGGAGAGGAATTGCTTCGTCCATCATGGACAGGCTTTCAGCTGAATTTAAGGCAAGCGGGCACAAGGCTCTGTTTGCCGCTGTTCCAATTGATGAATATGAATGGTCCAACTTTTTGACGGATTGCGGTTTTGAACAATTCAAAACAGAAGAAAATGAGGGCGAGACCTTTTTGATCATGGTCCGCCCTCTTGGATGA
- a CDS encoding DUF5325 family protein: MKQIKWPLLFFAFAAASCMIGIGIAIGERSAAGAIACIIALVFVMGFGFKKKKKMREAGEL, translated from the coding sequence TTGAAGCAGATAAAATGGCCATTATTATTTTTCGCATTTGCAGCCGCTTCATGCATGATCGGCATCGGTATCGCCATCGGTGAACGAAGTGCTGCCGGCGCTATCGCATGTATCATCGCCCTTGTGTTTGTTATGGGATTCGGTTTTAAGAAAAAAAAGAAGATGAGAGAAGCAGGAGAGCTTTAA
- the typA gene encoding translational GTPase TypA → MKLREDIRNIAIIAHVDHGKTTLVDQLLKQSGTFRINEHVEERAMDSNDLERERGITILAKNTAISYKDTRINILDTPGHADFGGEVERIMKMVDGVLLVVDAYEGCMPQTRFVLKKALEQHLTPIVVVNKIDRDFARPSEVVDEVLDLFIELGADEDQLEFPVVYASGINGTASLDPEKQDENMQVLYESIIDHIPAPIDNREEPLQFQVALLDYNDYVGRIGIGRVFRGTMKVGQQVALMKLDGSVKQFRVTKIFGFFGLKRQEIQEAYAGDLIALSGMEDINVGETVCPFDNQDPLPVLRIDEPTLQMTFLVNNSPFAGREGKYLTARKIEERLRAQLQTDVSLRVDNTDSPDAWIVSGRGELHLSILIENMRREGYELQVSKPEVIVREIDGVRCEPVERVQIDVPEEHTGSIMESIGARKGEMLDMINNGSGQVRLIFNVPARGLIGYTTEFLTLTRGYGIINHTFDSYQPMLQGQVGGRRQGVLVSMESGKSSTYGIMQVEDRGTIFVEPGTEIYEGMIVGEHTRENDITVNITKVKAATNIRSANKDQTSVIKKPRIMTLEESLEYLNDDEYCEVTPESIRLRKKILDKNERERQAKKKKFAEA, encoded by the coding sequence TTGAAATTAAGAGAAGATATTAGAAATATAGCGATCATTGCCCACGTTGACCACGGTAAAACGACTTTGGTTGACCAGCTTCTGAAGCAATCAGGCACATTCCGTATCAATGAACATGTGGAAGAGCGCGCAATGGATTCAAACGATTTGGAAAGAGAACGAGGAATTACAATCCTCGCGAAAAATACAGCTATTTCTTATAAAGATACACGAATTAATATTCTTGATACTCCAGGCCATGCTGACTTTGGCGGCGAGGTTGAGCGTATCATGAAAATGGTTGACGGCGTATTGCTGGTTGTAGATGCTTATGAAGGCTGCATGCCGCAAACACGCTTTGTTTTAAAGAAGGCTCTTGAACAGCATTTAACACCAATCGTTGTGGTTAATAAGATTGACCGCGACTTTGCTCGCCCTTCTGAGGTTGTTGATGAAGTCCTTGACTTATTCATCGAACTTGGTGCAGATGAAGATCAGCTTGAGTTCCCTGTTGTATACGCATCTGGTATCAACGGAACTGCAAGCTTGGATCCAGAAAAACAGGATGAAAACATGCAGGTATTGTACGAGTCAATCATTGACCATATTCCTGCACCAATTGATAACCGTGAAGAGCCTCTTCAATTCCAGGTTGCTCTTCTTGACTATAATGATTATGTTGGCAGAATCGGTATCGGCCGTGTATTCCGTGGAACAATGAAGGTTGGCCAGCAGGTAGCATTAATGAAGCTTGACGGTTCAGTAAAACAATTCAGGGTAACAAAGATCTTTGGATTCTTCGGACTGAAGCGCCAGGAAATACAGGAAGCATATGCGGGTGACCTAATTGCTTTATCTGGTATGGAAGACATCAATGTCGGTGAAACTGTATGTCCATTCGATAACCAGGATCCGCTGCCGGTTTTACGTATTGATGAGCCGACACTTCAAATGACATTCCTGGTCAACAACAGCCCATTCGCAGGCCGTGAGGGTAAATACCTGACTGCGAGGAAAATCGAAGAAAGACTTCGTGCACAGCTTCAAACTGACGTAAGTCTAAGAGTAGACAATACTGATTCACCAGATGCCTGGATCGTTTCAGGCCGTGGGGAACTCCACTTGTCTATTTTGATCGAAAACATGCGCCGCGAAGGCTATGAGCTTCAAGTTTCTAAACCTGAAGTTATTGTAAGGGAAATTGATGGAGTAAGATGTGAACCGGTTGAACGCGTTCAAATCGATGTTCCTGAAGAACATACTGGTTCAATCATGGAATCTATCGGTGCTCGTAAAGGTGAAATGCTCGATATGATTAACAACGGAAGCGGCCAGGTTCGATTGATCTTCAACGTACCAGCACGCGGACTTATCGGATACACAACAGAATTTTTAACATTGACTCGCGGGTATGGTATCATTAACCATACATTCGACAGCTATCAGCCAATGCTTCAAGGCCAGGTAGGCGGACGCCGCCAGGGCGTTCTGGTTTCAATGGAATCCGGAAAGTCATCAACTTATGGTATCATGCAGGTAGAAGACCGAGGAACGATCTTCGTTGAGCCAGGTACTGAAATTTATGAAGGCATGATTGTCGGCGAGCACACTCGTGAAAATGATATCACTGTAAATATCACGAAGGTAAAGGCAGCAACGAATATTCGTTCTGCAAATAAGGACCAGACTTCTGTCATCAAGAAACCAAGAATCATGACTCTTGAAGAATCATTAGAATACTTGAACGATGATGAGTATTGCGAAGTAACACCAGAATCGATCAGACTCCGCAAGAAGATTCTTGATAAGAACGAGCGTGAAAGACAGGCTAAAAAGAAGAAATTTGCTGAGGCTTAA
- a CDS encoding YlaH-like family protein, with protein sequence MDVSQRLSFFAALFRVDENPTVGMWMLYLTIAALSILVYKLGFAQKLPVLKSIIIYVFLLLGSTVLTFLAIFLPIAEGLVVAALILIIYKLRLRQHKKAEANVK encoded by the coding sequence ATGGATGTAAGCCAGAGATTATCATTTTTTGCAGCATTATTCAGGGTAGATGAGAATCCGACGGTTGGTATGTGGATGCTGTATCTCACAATTGCCGCTTTGAGCATCCTGGTCTACAAACTAGGATTTGCACAGAAGCTGCCAGTGCTGAAGAGTATCATCATCTATGTATTTCTATTACTGGGCTCTACAGTCCTGACCTTCCTTGCTATTTTCCTTCCCATCGCGGAAGGGCTTGTGGTCGCTGCACTCATCCTGATCATTTACAAGCTCAGGCTGCGCCAGCATAAAAAAGCAGAAGCAAATGTCAAATAG
- a CDS encoding YlaI family protein, which produces MRVKCVLCDKIENINSDTLQAKRLRNRPIHTYMCEACNERIAEKTNNRIATGNFKLYRSRVEKDDW; this is translated from the coding sequence ATGAGAGTCAAATGTGTATTATGCGACAAAATCGAAAATATAAACAGCGATACCCTTCAGGCGAAAAGGCTCCGAAACCGCCCGATCCATACATATATGTGTGAAGCATGCAATGAGCGGATTGCCGAAAAAACAAACAACCGGATTGCGACCGGGAATTTCAAACTTTATCGCAGCCGTGTTGAGAAAGATGACTGGTGA
- a CDS encoding pyridoxamine 5'-phosphate oxidase family protein — MANQVEPKLIKPLVDELQKERFVTLATVDHETGGPNVSAISWVLAKDEEIIYFAVDNRSRIIENIKSNDKAVINLIANESTYSISGTASVKQEKLEGVPLKLALVEIRISEVRDVMFYGSKIVAEPQYDKTYDKDAAARLDKQVMDAMRKA, encoded by the coding sequence ATGGCAAATCAAGTGGAACCAAAGCTAATTAAACCATTGGTTGATGAACTTCAAAAAGAGCGTTTTGTCACCTTGGCGACAGTGGATCATGAGACCGGCGGACCAAATGTCAGCGCAATATCATGGGTGCTTGCTAAAGACGAAGAGATCATTTATTTCGCGGTAGATAACCGCTCTCGAATCATCGAGAACATTAAAAGCAATGACAAGGCAGTCATCAATCTGATTGCTAATGAATCTACATATTCAATCAGCGGAACGGCAAGTGTCAAGCAGGAAAAGCTTGAAGGGGTACCGTTAAAGCTGGCGTTAGTTGAAATCAGAATCAGCGAAGTCCGGGACGTCATGTTTTATGGTTCGAAAATTGTTGCAGAACCTCAATATGACAAGACATATGATAAGGACGCCGCAGCGCGTCTCGATAAGCAAGTAATGGATGCCATGAGAAAAGCTTAG
- a CDS encoding YhcN/YlaJ family sporulation lipoprotein — translation MMIRLVAAISFIFLLTACTGQNSANDNDKNHKVKVQNSTIQGVDRQSGQKISRHLVNLTTHIPNVDDAAAVVIGRYAIVGIDVNDNMERSEVDTVKYTVAEALKKDPHGANAVVVADPDITARLKEIGKDIQNGQPIVGILNELADITGRVMPEVPADMIEPQTESPTEDPKKNLNQGEKRQLEKDQEQQSNYHK, via the coding sequence ATGATGATAAGATTGGTTGCTGCTATCTCGTTTATTTTTCTATTGACTGCATGTACTGGACAAAACAGCGCAAATGATAATGACAAAAACCATAAGGTCAAGGTGCAGAATAGTACGATTCAAGGGGTCGACCGCCAATCCGGACAGAAAATTTCCCGTCATCTGGTGAATTTGACAACACATATTCCGAATGTTGATGATGCTGCAGCGGTAGTGATTGGCCGTTATGCTATTGTCGGAATCGACGTAAACGATAACATGGAGCGATCCGAAGTAGATACAGTTAAATATACAGTCGCCGAGGCTCTAAAAAAAGATCCGCATGGTGCCAATGCCGTAGTCGTGGCAGATCCGGATATTACTGCAAGGTTAAAGGAAATCGGAAAGGATATCCAAAATGGACAGCCTATCGTAGGAATCCTGAATGAGCTGGCGGATATAACAGGAAGGGTCATGCCCGAGGTTCCGGCAGACATGATCGAACCGCAAACGGAGAGTCCGACGGAGGATCCAAAAAAGAATCTAAATCAGGGTGAGAAAAGACAGCTGGAGAAAGATCAGGAGCAACAGTCGAACTATCATAAATAG
- a CDS encoding PhoH family protein produces the protein MSKIYVLDTNVLLQDPHAIFSFQDNEVVIPAVVLEEVDSKKRYMDEIGRNARQVSRLIDGMRETGKLHEKINLEGGGTLRIELNHRSFHQLQEIFVEKTNDNRILAVAKNLSLEEETKEDGRPVILVSKDALVRVKADAIGLIAEDFLSDRVVEMNHLYSGYAEIYLEIEVLNRFYEKGELDFSELKGQNFFYPNQFVIMKDILGSSASAIAMVDTKKKKVKKLVFEHEGKHTWGIRPRNVQQIMAMELLLRQDMPLITLIGRAGTGKTLLALATGLLQTEDLNIFKKLLVARPIVPVGKDLGFLPGEKQEKLRPWMQPIYDNLEFLFNTKKPGELDAILAGMGSIEVEALTYIRGRSIPDQFIIIDEAQNLTKHEVKTILTRVGERSKIVLMGDPDQIDHPYLDAYNNGLTYVVEKFKDQQISGHVQLVKGERSPLAQLAADILK, from the coding sequence TTGAGTAAAATATATGTACTGGATACAAACGTCTTATTACAGGATCCGCACGCAATCTTTTCCTTTCAAGACAATGAAGTTGTCATACCTGCTGTAGTTCTGGAGGAAGTGGATTCAAAGAAAAGGTATATGGATGAAATTGGGCGTAATGCACGCCAGGTTTCAAGGCTTATAGACGGAATGAGGGAAACAGGGAAACTGCATGAGAAAATCAATCTGGAAGGCGGGGGGACACTCAGGATTGAGTTAAACCATCGTTCATTCCATCAGCTTCAGGAAATCTTCGTTGAAAAAACTAATGACAACCGCATTCTGGCAGTGGCAAAAAACCTCAGTCTTGAAGAAGAAACAAAGGAAGACGGGCGCCCGGTAATCCTGGTCAGTAAAGACGCATTGGTCCGCGTAAAAGCAGATGCGATAGGACTGATCGCTGAGGACTTCCTAAGCGATAGGGTTGTGGAAATGAATCATCTTTATTCCGGCTATGCTGAAATATATCTTGAAATTGAGGTGCTTAACCGTTTTTATGAAAAAGGGGAACTGGATTTCTCTGAATTAAAGGGACAAAACTTTTTTTATCCCAATCAATTTGTAATCATGAAGGACATTCTTGGCAGTTCGGCATCGGCCATCGCAATGGTCGATACAAAGAAGAAAAAAGTAAAAAAACTTGTATTCGAGCATGAGGGGAAACATACCTGGGGAATCCGGCCGAGAAATGTTCAGCAAATCATGGCCATGGAATTGCTTTTACGGCAAGACATGCCTTTAATCACACTGATCGGCCGTGCGGGAACGGGTAAAACATTGCTTGCTTTAGCAACCGGTTTACTCCAGACGGAAGATTTGAATATATTTAAGAAGCTGCTTGTCGCACGGCCAATTGTACCTGTCGGAAAGGATCTCGGCTTTTTGCCGGGCGAAAAACAGGAAAAGCTCAGGCCGTGGATGCAGCCAATCTATGATAACCTCGAGTTTCTGTTCAATACGAAAAAACCGGGAGAGCTTGATGCCATCCTGGCGGGAATGGGCTCAATCGAGGTCGAAGCATTGACGTATATTAGGGGAAGAAGTATCCCGGATCAATTCATCATCATTGATGAAGCCCAGAACTTGACCAAACATGAGGTGAAAACAATCCTCACAAGGGTAGGGGAAAGGAGCAAAATCGTCCTGATGGGCGACCCTGATCAAATCGACCATCCGTATCTGGATGCTTATAATAACGGATTGACTTATGTTGTAGAGAAATTCAAGGATCAGCAGATTTCCGGGCATGTACAGCTCGTGAAAGGAGAAAGATCACCACTCGCCCAGCTGGCTGCAGACATCTTAAAGTAA
- a CDS encoding peptidyl-prolyl cis-trans isomerase, with amino-acid sequence METIIPIKGKVKYKITLDSGVWIFDDRKVDLNTYFNDEKESEDHLEEYTKSVSKHWDREIMEGAVYPPTLKTEVKFEKEKVLTGTFGIPFKPFLDNAEPEQDAKKIVIEYGENNQAVIPLEQAAEIILGFSKDGKPLREDGPLHVYYKDGPNKEQPIKNVTGFTVE; translated from the coding sequence ATGGAAACTATCATCCCAATTAAAGGAAAAGTTAAATATAAAATCACCTTGGACTCTGGCGTATGGATTTTTGATGACAGAAAAGTGGATTTGAATACATATTTCAATGATGAGAAGGAAAGCGAAGATCATCTTGAAGAATATACAAAGTCGGTATCCAAGCATTGGGACCGCGAAATCATGGAAGGTGCTGTTTATCCGCCGACACTCAAGACTGAAGTGAAATTCGAGAAAGAAAAAGTCCTTACAGGTACATTCGGAATTCCTTTTAAACCATTTCTTGATAATGCTGAACCCGAGCAAGATGCAAAAAAAATTGTCATTGAATACGGTGAAAACAACCAAGCAGTAATTCCTCTTGAACAGGCAGCAGAAATCATACTCGGTTTTTCAAAGGACGGAAAGCCATTAAGGGAAGACGGACCATTGCATGTATACTACAAGGATGGCCCCAATAAGGAACAGCCAATCAAAAATGTAACCGGATTTACTGTCGAATGA
- a CDS encoding YlaN family protein, protein MASDMIINHQEKAHALLKADADKILRLIKVQMDNLTMPQCPLYEEVLDTQMFGLSREIDFAVRLGLIEESDGKVILDQLERELSILHEASLKK, encoded by the coding sequence TTGGCGTCTGATATGATTATTAACCATCAGGAAAAAGCCCATGCCTTGTTAAAGGCTGACGCTGATAAAATTTTAAGGCTGATCAAAGTGCAAATGGATAACCTGACAATGCCTCAATGCCCTCTTTATGAAGAGGTTTTAGATACGCAAATGTTTGGATTATCAAGAGAGATAGACTTTGCAGTGAGGCTCGGCTTAATCGAAGAATCAGATGGGAAAGTAATTCTTGACCAATTGGAAAGGGAACTTTCCATTTTGCATGAAGCTTCGTTAAAAAAATAA